Proteins from a single region of Undibacterium sp. KW1:
- a CDS encoding IS5 family transposase (programmed frameshift), with protein MRKIYPSDISREQFAKIEDILLSARKKTKPRQVDLYDVFCAVLYVLKSGCQWDMIPSDFPPKSTVYTYFKQWKEKPLGSELSLLEQALKKNQVGAARTKHGRNVHSTFLIVDAQSVKNTDTAKHKGYDAGKKISGIKRHIAVDTEGLPHAIAVTTADITDRKGALEAFEQHKHSLGKVASVLVDGGYTGRPFAEGVHQILGASVQVAKRNELHTFSVMPQRWVVERSFAWLEKCHRLWKNCERQLNTSLQFVNLAFLTLLLRRG; from the exons ATGAGAAAAATCTACCCAAGCGACATAAGTCGAGAACAGTTTGCAAAGATAGAAGATATTCTGCTGAGCGCACGCAAGAAAACCAAGCCGCGCCAAGTGGATTTATATGATGTTTTTTGCGCGGTATTGTACGTGTTAAAAAGTGGCTGCCAGTGGGACATGATACCGAGCGACTTTCCTCCTAAAAGTACGGTGTACACGTACTTTAAGCAATGGAAAGAGAAGCCGTTGGGAAGTGAGTTAAGCCTGCTGGAGCAGGCTTTAAA AAAAAATCAGGTTGGCGCGGCCCGTACCAAACATGGTCGGAACGTACACAGCACCTTTTTGATTGTTGACGCCCAGAGTGTCAAAAACACGGATACGGCAAAACACAAAGGCTACGATGCAGGGAAGAAAATATCAGGAATCAAGCGCCATATTGCCGTTGACACAGAGGGGCTACCTCATGCCATTGCCGTGACAACAGCCGACATCACGGATAGAAAGGGAGCACTGGAAGCGTTTGAGCAGCACAAGCATTCCTTGGGCAAGGTTGCCAGCGTGCTCGTCGATGGTGGTTATACGGGACGCCCTTTTGCTGAGGGTGTCCATCAAATTCTGGGGGCGTCCGTACAAGTTGCCAAGCGCAATGAACTCCACACCTTTAGTGTCATGCCTCAGCGGTGGGTGGTGGAACGCTCTTTTGCCTGGCTTGAGAAATGCCATCGCCTTTGGAAAAACTGTGAGCGACAATTAAATACCAGCTTGCAATTCGTTAATTTGGCATTTCTCACTTTGCTCTTGCGGCGCGGGTGA
- a CDS encoding putative phage abortive infection protein, giving the protein MSNRFLERFLYWIHKNPNLDISQKDFYFGILTDQFSKTEWDILFYYCSTSQGRRIRKIIETYALMEKYHLDSVMMKIYQNGLLEGEKFAPSAFDSAIAFT; this is encoded by the coding sequence ATCTCGAACAGGTTCTTAGAACGATTTCTATATTGGATACATAAGAATCCGAATTTAGATATCTCTCAAAAAGATTTTTACTTTGGTATTTTGACTGACCAATTTTCAAAAACCGAATGGGACATACTTTTTTATTACTGCTCAACTTCACAAGGTCGTCGCATTAGAAAAATAATTGAAACTTATGCCCTTATGGAAAAATACCATTTGGATTCCGTCATGATGAAAATTTATCAAAATGGGCTTCTAGAAGGCGAGAAATTTGCGCCATCCGCATTTGATAGCGCGATAGCGTTTACTTGA
- a CDS encoding aspartate kinase — protein MALIVHKYGGTSMGSTERIKNVAKRVAKWHDAGHQIVVVPSAMSGETNRIIGLAKEISAQPDPRELDMIASTGEQVSVGLLAIALQAIGKQAVSYAGWQVAIKTDSAHTKARIASIDEAKVKADLDAGKIVIITGFQGVDDLGNITTLGRGGSDTSAVAVAAALKAQECLIYTDVDGVYTTDPRVVSDARRLNTVTFEEMLEMASLGSKVLQIRSVEFAGNYRMPTRVLSSLTDPLIPLEEEANSGTLISFEEDRHMEQATITGIAFNRDEAKITVLGVPDKPGIAYQILGPVADANIEVDMIIQNQSVEGKTDFTFTVPRGEYTKAMDVLENSVKAHIGAGSIVGDSKVSKVSVVGVGMRSHVGIASQMFRTLSEEGINIQMISTSEIKISVLIDEKYMELAVRSLHKAFGLESA, from the coding sequence ATGGCTTTAATCGTCCACAAATACGGCGGTACTTCGATGGGTTCGACAGAACGCATCAAGAACGTCGCCAAGCGCGTCGCCAAATGGCATGATGCCGGTCACCAGATAGTCGTGGTGCCTTCAGCAATGTCTGGTGAAACAAATCGTATCATTGGCCTGGCAAAAGAAATTTCTGCACAGCCAGATCCTCGTGAACTCGACATGATCGCCTCTACCGGCGAACAGGTCTCCGTTGGTTTGCTGGCCATTGCCCTGCAAGCGATAGGCAAGCAAGCCGTGTCCTATGCAGGCTGGCAAGTTGCCATCAAGACGGATTCTGCCCACACCAAGGCCAGGATCGCCTCGATTGATGAAGCCAAGGTCAAGGCTGACCTTGATGCAGGCAAGATCGTCATCATTACCGGCTTTCAGGGCGTTGATGATCTGGGCAATATCACGACCTTGGGTCGTGGTGGTTCTGACACTTCGGCTGTCGCTGTTGCTGCCGCACTCAAGGCACAAGAATGCCTGATTTATACTGACGTTGACGGAGTCTACACGACCGATCCGCGCGTGGTATCTGATGCGCGCCGCCTGAATACTGTTACCTTTGAAGAAATGCTGGAAATGGCTTCGCTGGGTTCCAAAGTTCTGCAAATCCGCTCCGTCGAATTTGCCGGTAACTACCGCATGCCTACCCGCGTTTTGTCATCACTGACCGACCCATTAATACCGCTGGAAGAAGAAGCGAATTCCGGCACCCTGATTTCGTTTGAGGAAGATAGACACATGGAACAAGCTACCATCACCGGCATCGCGTTTAACCGTGATGAAGCAAAAATCACCGTCCTGGGTGTGCCAGACAAGCCAGGCATCGCCTATCAAATCCTGGGCCCGGTTGCTGATGCCAATATCGAAGTCGATATGATCATCCAAAACCAGTCCGTCGAAGGCAAGACTGACTTTACCTTCACGGTACCACGCGGTGAATACACCAAGGCCATGGACGTGCTTGAAAACAGCGTCAAGGCCCATATCGGCGCAGGCAGCATCGTTGGTGACTCCAAGGTATCCAAGGTCTCCGTGGTTGGCGTAGGCATGCGCAGCCATGTTGGTATCGCTTCCCAGATGTTCCGTACCTTGTCGGAAGAGGGCATCAATATCCAGATGATCTCCACTTCCGAGATCAAGATTTCGGTCCTGATTGATGAAAAATACATGGAGTTGGCAGTCCGCTCCCTGCACAAAGCATTTGGCCTGGAAAGCGCCTAA
- a CDS encoding DUF1415 domain-containing protein has product MPSNLINTDDVISATAAWLDKAVIGLNLCPFAKAVQVKQQVRYVVSEAKTPDSLLEDLERELELLAEANPEKIETTLLIHPLALHDFLDFNDFLDVADGMLEEMELDGILQIASFHPDYQFAGTEPDDIENYTNRSPYPTLHLLREESIDRAVEAFPEAEQIYEKNMATMRELGHEGWRRLFSKYAKK; this is encoded by the coding sequence ATGCCCAGCAATCTCATTAACACCGACGACGTCATTTCCGCAACCGCAGCCTGGCTGGACAAGGCCGTCATCGGTCTGAACCTCTGCCCCTTTGCCAAGGCTGTGCAAGTCAAGCAGCAGGTACGCTATGTCGTCAGCGAAGCAAAAACGCCAGACAGCTTATTGGAAGACCTGGAGCGCGAACTCGAATTGCTGGCAGAGGCCAATCCCGAGAAGATAGAAACCACTTTGCTGATCCATCCCTTGGCCTTGCATGATTTCCTGGACTTCAATGATTTCCTCGATGTCGCCGATGGCATGCTGGAGGAAATGGAGCTCGACGGCATCTTGCAAATTGCCAGCTTCCATCCTGATTACCAGTTCGCCGGTACCGAGCCGGATGATATAGAAAACTACACCAATCGCTCCCCCTATCCGACTCTGCATCTGCTGCGTGAAGAAAGCATAGACAGGGCAGTTGAGGCTTTCCCTGAGGCTGAGCAAATTTATGAAAAGAATATGGCAACCATGCGCGAGCTGGGCCACGAAGGCTGGCGTCGCCTGTTTTCCAAATACGCTAAAAAGTAA
- the aqpZ gene encoding aquaporin Z produces MKQYGAEFLGTFWLVLGGCGSAVLAAAFPGVGIGLHGVSLAFGLTVLTMAFAIGHISGCHLNPAVSIGLWAGGRFPANQLLPYIVAQVLGGIVAGGVLYLIASGKAGFDVSGGFASNGYGEHSPGGYSMVAALVTEVVMTMMFLVIILGATDSRAPQGFAPIAIGLGLTLIHLISIPVTNTSVNPARSTGVAIYVGGWALQQLWLFWLAPVVGAVLGAVSYKAIAGEAK; encoded by the coding sequence ATGAAACAATATGGTGCTGAATTTTTGGGAACATTCTGGCTGGTACTTGGCGGCTGCGGCAGTGCAGTGCTGGCGGCCGCTTTCCCTGGTGTGGGCATAGGCTTGCATGGCGTGTCACTGGCTTTTGGCCTGACTGTGCTGACCATGGCTTTTGCGATAGGCCATATCTCTGGCTGTCATCTTAATCCCGCGGTCTCTATAGGCTTATGGGCAGGTGGCCGTTTTCCTGCTAACCAATTACTGCCTTACATCGTCGCCCAGGTATTGGGCGGTATTGTTGCCGGTGGTGTCTTGTACCTGATTGCCAGCGGCAAGGCCGGTTTTGACGTGTCTGGCGGCTTTGCTTCGAATGGTTACGGTGAGCATTCGCCTGGCGGTTATTCCATGGTGGCGGCACTGGTGACTGAGGTTGTCATGACGATGATGTTTCTGGTGATTATTCTTGGTGCTACCGATAGCCGCGCGCCACAGGGTTTTGCGCCTATCGCCATAGGCCTGGGTCTGACATTGATACACTTGATCAGCATTCCTGTCACCAATACCTCGGTCAATCCTGCCCGTAGCACGGGTGTGGCCATCTATGTGGGCGGCTGGGCTCTGCAGCAATTGTGGCTGTTCTGGCTTGCACCTGTCGTTGGTGCTGTGCTGGGTGCGGTCAGCTATAAGGCGATTGCTGGTGAGGCGAAGTAA
- the aceB gene encoding malate synthase A, whose amino-acid sequence MTQLTLPEGMQISGEIKPGFAEILTPDALALVAKLSRAFEPRRQELLAARVERAKRLDAGEQPDFLPETRHIREGDWKIAPIPKALECRRVEITGPVERKMVINAFNSGADSYMTDFEDSNTPNWDNQITGQINMRDAVRRTISLEQNGKSYKLNDKIATLVVRPRGWHLDEKHVLVDGKRISGGIFDFALFLFHNAKEQLARGAGPYFYLPKMESHLEARLWNDIFVMAQNEIGLAQGTIKATVLIETIVAAFEMDEILYELREHSSGLNAGRWDYIFSCIKKFKNDKDFCLADRAKVTMTAPFMRSYALLLLKTCHKRNAPAIGGMAALIPIKNDPEKNEIAMGGVRNDKARDATDGYDGGWVAHPGLVELAMTEFKKVLGDAPNQISKQRPDIEVSAKDLLNFQPETPITEAGLRYNINVGIHYLGAWLAGNGCVPIHNLMEDAATAEISRSQVWQWIRSAKGNLEDGRKVTADMVRAMIPEELAKVKEVAGTGPTYDRAAQIFEEMSTSEDFAEFLTLPLYEEI is encoded by the coding sequence ATGACACAACTGACTTTACCTGAAGGCATGCAAATCAGCGGCGAAATCAAGCCAGGCTTCGCCGAAATTTTGACCCCAGATGCCCTGGCCCTGGTTGCCAAACTGAGCCGCGCTTTCGAGCCACGCCGTCAGGAATTGCTGGCTGCCCGCGTAGAACGTGCGAAGCGCCTGGATGCCGGTGAACAGCCAGACTTCCTGCCAGAAACACGTCATATCCGCGAAGGTGACTGGAAGATCGCACCTATCCCCAAAGCACTGGAATGCCGTCGTGTAGAAATCACCGGCCCGGTAGAACGCAAGATGGTCATCAACGCCTTCAACTCAGGGGCTGACAGTTACATGACAGACTTTGAAGATTCCAATACGCCTAACTGGGACAATCAGATCACAGGCCAGATCAATATGCGCGACGCCGTGCGCCGCACTATCAGCCTGGAGCAAAATGGCAAGTCTTACAAACTGAACGACAAGATCGCCACCCTGGTCGTACGCCCACGCGGCTGGCACCTCGATGAAAAGCATGTGCTGGTCGATGGCAAGCGCATCTCTGGCGGCATTTTTGATTTCGCCCTGTTCCTGTTCCATAACGCCAAAGAACAACTGGCACGCGGTGCTGGCCCTTACTTCTATCTGCCCAAGATGGAATCCCACCTGGAAGCGCGCCTGTGGAACGACATCTTCGTCATGGCACAAAATGAAATTGGTCTGGCACAAGGTACGATCAAGGCCACAGTGCTGATCGAAACCATCGTTGCTGCTTTCGAGATGGACGAGATTCTGTATGAACTGCGCGAGCATAGCTCAGGCCTGAACGCAGGTCGCTGGGATTACATCTTCTCCTGCATCAAGAAGTTCAAGAACGACAAAGATTTCTGTCTGGCAGACCGCGCCAAGGTCACCATGACAGCGCCTTTCATGCGTTCTTATGCTTTGCTGTTGCTGAAAACCTGCCACAAGCGTAATGCACCAGCTATCGGTGGCATGGCAGCACTGATCCCTATCAAGAACGATCCAGAGAAAAACGAGATCGCCATGGGCGGTGTGCGCAATGACAAAGCCCGCGATGCAACTGATGGCTACGATGGCGGCTGGGTTGCTCATCCAGGCCTGGTAGAACTGGCGATGACAGAGTTCAAGAAAGTATTGGGCGATGCACCGAACCAGATTTCCAAACAACGCCCTGATATCGAAGTCAGCGCCAAGGATTTGCTGAACTTCCAGCCAGAAACACCGATCACTGAGGCGGGCCTGCGTTACAACATCAACGTCGGCATTCATTACCTCGGTGCATGGCTGGCTGGCAATGGCTGCGTACCTATCCATAACCTGATGGAAGATGCGGCAACGGCAGAGATCAGCCGCTCACAAGTTTGGCAATGGATACGTTCTGCCAAGGGCAACCTGGAAGATGGCCGCAAGGTCACCGCCGACATGGTCCGCGCCATGATCCCGGAAGAGTTGGCCAAGGTGAAAGAAGTTGCTGGTACAGGTCCTACTTATGACCGTGCCGCACAAATTTTTGAAGAGATGTCAACGTCGGAAGACTTTGCTGAATTCCTGACCCTGCCTTTGTACGAAGAAATTTGA
- a CDS encoding haloacid dehalogenase type II — protein MTISAIAFDAYGTLFDVYSISELADKLFPGKGRALAELWRDKQIEYTRLRTMCSMYKPFWEVTQDALIFCCQKLNLDLTLDAQNSLMGQYARLKAFPENLPVLQALQAQDMKMSVLSNGNLHMLQSAVDAAGMQGIFSHLLSVEVVKKFKTAPEAYQMAPDVYGVPAKNILFVSSNCWDACCATWFGYTTFWVNRQNAPLEQLGVTPHGVGHTLKDLIPFIAKHRN, from the coding sequence ATGACCATCTCTGCCATCGCCTTTGACGCCTACGGTACTCTGTTTGATGTGTATTCCATCAGCGAACTGGCAGACAAGCTGTTCCCTGGCAAGGGCAGGGCACTGGCAGAACTGTGGCGCGACAAGCAGATTGAATACACCCGCCTGCGCACCATGTGCAGCATGTACAAACCATTCTGGGAAGTCACCCAGGATGCATTGATATTTTGCTGCCAGAAACTGAATCTGGATTTGACGCTGGATGCACAAAACAGCCTGATGGGTCAGTATGCGCGACTGAAAGCTTTTCCTGAAAACCTGCCTGTCCTGCAAGCCTTGCAGGCACAAGACATGAAAATGTCTGTTTTATCGAACGGTAACCTGCACATGCTACAGTCAGCGGTGGATGCGGCAGGCATGCAGGGCATATTCAGCCATTTGCTGTCCGTCGAAGTCGTCAAGAAATTCAAGACCGCACCTGAAGCCTATCAAATGGCACCCGATGTATATGGTGTGCCAGCAAAAAACATTTTGTTTGTATCCAGCAATTGCTGGGATGCCTGTTGTGCCACCTGGTTTGGTTACACCACCTTCTGGGTCAACCGGCAAAACGCACCTCTGGAACAACTGGGCGTGACGCCGCATGGTGTAGGGCACACGCTCAAAGACCTGATTCCCTTTATCGCAAAACACCGCAACTGA
- a CDS encoding LysR family transcriptional regulator, with translation MDQFKQISTFAEVATRGSLSAAARAEGVAPAMIGRRLDALEERLGVKLLQRTTRKLALTNEGEAFLEDCQRILADLEAAEGAVSERSARASGTLTISAPAGFGRQHVAPLMPSFLSEHRDVKLTLSLNDRVVDLIGEGIDVAIRIAALTDSNLIGVKLADNKRVVVASPVYIKRHGTPRTLDELSRHNCLAFSADGSQRGWTFRQNGKNVTLKVEGNMVCNDGEVLHDWALSGKGLAWRSMWEVGAEIESGKLVTVLDEFNAPGNDIYAIFAQRRHLPLRIRAFIDFLRHAYSQPDYWQKS, from the coding sequence ATGGATCAATTCAAACAAATCTCTACCTTTGCTGAAGTAGCAACACGTGGCAGCCTGTCTGCAGCCGCCCGTGCTGAAGGCGTGGCCCCGGCCATGATAGGCCGCCGTCTGGATGCGCTGGAAGAAAGACTGGGGGTCAAACTCTTGCAACGAACCACCCGCAAGCTGGCGCTGACCAATGAGGGCGAAGCCTTTCTCGAAGATTGCCAGCGCATCCTCGCAGACCTGGAAGCAGCGGAAGGTGCGGTATCAGAACGCAGCGCCCGTGCCAGTGGCACCTTGACGATTTCAGCCCCCGCAGGTTTTGGCCGCCAGCATGTGGCCCCGCTGATGCCCTCTTTTTTAAGTGAGCACCGCGATGTGAAGCTGACGCTGAGCCTGAATGACCGGGTCGTTGATTTGATCGGCGAGGGTATAGACGTGGCGATACGCATTGCAGCTTTGACGGACTCCAACCTGATAGGCGTCAAGCTGGCAGACAACAAGCGTGTCGTGGTTGCCTCCCCTGTCTATATCAAACGCCATGGCACACCGCGCACCCTGGATGAGCTCAGCAGACACAATTGCCTGGCTTTCAGTGCTGATGGCAGCCAGCGTGGCTGGACCTTTCGCCAGAACGGCAAGAATGTTACGCTCAAGGTGGAAGGCAATATGGTCTGCAATGACGGCGAAGTGCTACACGACTGGGCATTGTCAGGCAAAGGCCTGGCCTGGCGCTCCATGTGGGAAGTGGGTGCAGAAATTGAATCAGGCAAGCTGGTCACGGTGCTAGATGAATTCAATGCACCGGGCAATGATATCTATGCGATCTTTGCCCAGCGCCGTCACCTGCCCTTGCGCATACGTGCCTTCATCGACTTTTTGCGTCATGCCTATAGCCAGCCGGATTACTGGCAAAAATCCTGA
- a CDS encoding methyl-accepting chemotaxis protein, translating to MFNLTIRLRLIGAMAFMAIMLVIGGLMGIYGVRNSNAVIKEIFTNQLPSVEALGQSRVFILRARTSLDRAIAHPEFPDTAETIKRSEEFLKQSEDYWKKYLALPQDVEEKKISDEVTALRDKYINSAHLPMLNAIKAGNKEEADNINMKIVPPAYSAYSDQMAKLSDYQFAGAANSLKDSERAFTTFLWVDVLGVIGGLVAVIIFAYFLLAAISHPLKLAISQFEAIGNGDLTQQLKPTSRDEMGQLVTALENMRQSLMQTVTMVRQSSGSIAVSSEEIATGNMDLSSRTEQQAASLEETASSMEELTSTVQQNADNARQANTLASNASEVASKGGQVVGDVVHTMSSIKESSKKIVDIIGVIDGIAFQTNILALNAAVEAARAGEQGRGFAVVATEVRNLAQRSANAAKEIKELISDSVDKVEVGSRLVDDAGKTMDEIVVSIKNVADIMAEITSASAEQRDGINQVSLAIGKMDEATQQNAALVEQAAAAASSMRDQANNLNHAVSIFKIDANDAGDNSSKPAVVSPAKAVIRDNPVTKRSAVKSLPAATPAAPKKTAKPAASAAQDDWEEF from the coding sequence ATGTTCAATCTGACAATCAGATTAAGACTGATAGGTGCTATGGCTTTCATGGCAATCATGCTGGTAATCGGCGGATTGATGGGGATATATGGCGTCAGGAACAGCAATGCCGTCATCAAGGAAATTTTCACTAATCAGTTGCCTTCGGTCGAAGCACTTGGGCAATCCCGCGTCTTTATCCTTCGTGCCCGTACTTCTCTGGACAGGGCCATCGCCCATCCAGAATTCCCGGACACTGCGGAAACGATCAAGCGCTCAGAAGAATTCTTAAAGCAATCTGAAGATTACTGGAAAAAATACCTGGCTTTGCCGCAAGACGTCGAAGAGAAAAAGATTTCCGATGAAGTCACAGCCTTGCGCGATAAGTACATCAACAGTGCGCATCTTCCCATGCTCAATGCCATCAAGGCAGGTAATAAGGAAGAAGCGGACAACATCAATATGAAGATAGTGCCGCCAGCCTACAGCGCCTATTCTGATCAGATGGCTAAGCTCAGTGATTATCAATTTGCTGGCGCTGCCAACTCCCTTAAAGATAGTGAGCGGGCTTTTACAACGTTTTTATGGGTTGACGTATTGGGTGTGATCGGTGGTCTGGTTGCAGTGATTATCTTTGCCTACTTTTTGCTGGCTGCCATTTCTCATCCACTGAAGCTGGCGATTAGCCAATTTGAGGCGATAGGCAATGGTGACCTGACCCAGCAACTGAAACCAACATCCCGCGACGAAATGGGGCAACTTGTTACTGCACTGGAAAACATGCGTCAGAGCCTCATGCAAACTGTCACCATGGTGCGGCAATCAAGCGGTTCTATCGCCGTATCTTCAGAAGAAATTGCGACTGGCAACATGGATTTGTCCAGCCGTACCGAACAACAGGCTGCCAGCCTCGAAGAAACCGCTTCGTCCATGGAAGAGCTGACATCGACAGTGCAGCAGAATGCCGATAATGCACGCCAGGCCAATACCCTGGCATCGAATGCGTCTGAGGTCGCTAGCAAAGGTGGCCAGGTGGTGGGTGATGTGGTGCACACCATGTCATCAATCAAGGAAAGTTCCAAAAAGATTGTCGATATTATTGGTGTCATTGACGGCATCGCCTTCCAGACCAATATCCTGGCCTTGAATGCTGCCGTTGAGGCTGCCCGTGCGGGTGAGCAGGGCCGTGGCTTTGCCGTGGTCGCGACTGAAGTGCGTAATCTCGCGCAGCGCTCGGCCAATGCCGCCAAAGAAATCAAGGAACTCATCAGTGATTCTGTCGATAAGGTCGAAGTAGGTTCCCGCCTGGTCGATGATGCGGGCAAGACCATGGACGAAATCGTGGTCTCCATCAAGAACGTCGCCGATATCATGGCAGAAATCACTTCTGCCAGCGCCGAACAGAGAGATGGTATCAACCAGGTCAGCCTTGCAATAGGCAAGATGGATGAGGCTACCCAACAAAATGCCGCGCTGGTAGAGCAGGCAGCGGCAGCAGCCAGCAGCATGCGTGACCAGGCCAATAACCTGAACCATGCCGTAAGTATCTTCAAGATTGATGCAAACGATGCGGGTGACAATAGTAGCAAGCCTGCCGTGGTTTCACCTGCAAAAGCTGTCATCAGGGATAATCCTGTGACTAAGCGGTCTGCAGTCAAATCACTGCCTGCGGCAACTCCGGCTGCGCCGAAAAAGACAGCCAAACCGGCAGCTTCAGCAGCGCAGGATGACTGGGAAGAGTTTTAA